Genomic window (Streptomyces sp. TG1A-60):
ACATGATGGCCCACGACACCTGGGGCCCCCACCAGCGCATCGCACCGGCCCTGCGCCCCATCGCGCAGGCGGTCGAGCTGCCGCCGGACCGGCGTGACCCCGGGGACTGTGTCGGGCCCATCTACTGGCTCTTCCCGGGCCTCGCGATCGCGGGCGGCTGGCGCCAGAAGATCGCCGTCTCCCTGGTGCTCCCCCGGACGGCGACCGAGTCGCTGACCCAGCAGATCATCCTGCTGCGGGACCCGGCGGTCACCGAGGAGGAGCGCGAGGCCGCCGACCGGTTCGGCGCATGGTTCCACGAGGTGGTCCGCGACGAGGACTACGCGACCACCTACGGAGTCCAGCAGGGCCTGAAGGCCCTCGACGGGACCGACTTCGTCTTCGGACGCAACGAGCCCGGACTCCAGCACTTCCACCGCACCATCCATCAGCACCTGGACGCAGCAGCCCCCAGAGCCGCCAGGTGAGCAACCAACAAGACTCGCGGGAGAACACCATGGTGGCTACGGGCAGCCTCGACGGACGTGTCGCGGTGATCACGGGCAGCACACGCAGCATCGGCCGCGCCATCGCCGAGGCCTTCCTGGCCGACGGCGCCACGGTCGTCGTCAGCGGCCGCAGCGAGGTCAAGGGCAAGCAGGCCCTGGAGGAGATGGACGCCGGGGACCGGGCCGTCTTCCACCCCTGCGACGCCAACAGCCAGGAGGACATCGAGGGTCTCGCCGACTTCGCCGTCGAGCGCTTCGGCAGGCTCGACATCTGGGTCAACAACGTCGGTGGCAGCTCCGGCTTCGCCCCAATCCACCAGCTCAGCGACAAGGCCTGGCACGACGCCCTCAACCTGAACGTCAACGGCTACTTCTACGGCACCCGCCGGGCCCTGCAGAAGATGCTGGAGGGCGGCTGGGGCCGCATCATCAACATCTCCTCGGTGGAGGGCAAGCAGGCAAACAAGCCCGCGATCAGTCACTACATCACCAACAAGCACGCCATCCACGGCCTGACCAAGGCGACCGCCTTCGAGTACGGCACCCAGGGCATCACCTGCAACGCGATCTGCCCCGGCGCCGTCGACACCGACCTCATGCGGGCCGCGGGCCCCGCCGCCGCGGAGGCCGAGGGCATCTCCTACGAGGACTGGCTGAGCCGCTTCGCCGAGCATGCCGCCACCAAGAAGATCACCACGGTGGAGCAGATCGCGGCGGTCGCCTCGCTGCTCGCGAGCGAGGCGGGGGCGGGTATCACCGGCACGCTGATCAGCGTCGACGGCGGAACGGCGCAGTGGTAGGCCGGGGCACGGACAGCGGGAGACCTCGGTCATGAAGAGCTGGATCACGGACTGGCAGCGCAGTGAGCGGCTGCCGCACTACACCCGGGCCAACGCGGGCGAGACCCTGCCGGAACCCGCCAGCCCGCTGGGCTGGACCCTGGTCTGGGGACGGGGCCTGCAGGGCTGGCGTCGCGGCTTCGTCGGGTTCGGCATCTACCGCGAGGAGGAGGTGGCCGGCCCCCGGCCGCCGTTCGTCGGCATGTTCGGCGGCCACTTCTATCTGAACCTGTCCCACATGCGGCTGTTCGGCATCCGCATGGGCCAGACGGCGGACCAGATCGACGCGGCCTTCGTCGGTCAGCGCTCCGACACGCCGGTGTACCTGGCGCACCCGGACGACCAGGACGAGGAGCTGACCGCCAAAGCGGGCGCGACGCTCCAGCGGATGCTCGGCCAGACCGGCTTCCCGGAGGCCGACGCCGACCGGGAACGGCTGCGCGCACTGCGCCGCTCGCGACCCGACCTGACGAGGCTGTCCGAGGCCGAACTGGTGGCGCACGCCCGGTCGTTGCTGGAGGAGGTGGAGGCGACCTTCCAGCGGCACGTCGAGTCGTCGCTGCCCGCCTCCGTCGGACCGGCGATCCTCGGCCCGCTGTGCGCGAGCGTGGACCGCCCCGGCGCCGTGCTCGACCTGATCGGCGGTCTCGGTGACGTCGACTCCGCCTCCCCCTCGACCGGGCTGTGGACACTGTCCCGGCAGGTGGCGGCCTCGGCCGAACTGAGCGCGATCTTCGATCAGGGACCGGCGGCGGTGGAGCGGGCGCTCGACGGGGCGAGCGGATACGTGAAGGCGTTCCGTGACTCCTTCGAGGAGTTCCTCGCGGAGTCCGGCGACCGCGGCCCCAACGAGTGGGACATCCACGCGCTGTCGTGGGAGGCGTCGCCCGTCCAGGCGCTGGCCCTGGTCGACCGGATCCGGCACAGCTCCGACGACGGCTCCCCGGCCGCCCGCCGCAAGCGGCTGACCGAGGGGCGCGAGCGGACGGCGCGGGAGATCCGGGCCCTGCTGCCCGAGGAGGCGCAGCCGATGTTCGACGCCGGCATGCACGCCTCCCAGGTGTGGATCCCGGCCCGTGAGCGCACCAAGGCGAACTGCGTCACCGTCGTCAACGAGATCCGCATGGCCGTACGGGAGCTCGGCCGGCGCGGTGTCGCAGCGGGGCTCTTCGCCCGGCCCGAGGACGTGATGATGCTGCTGGAGACCGAACTCGACGACTACGTCGCCGCCCCGGAGTCCTTCGGCCCGGTGATCGCGCGGCGGCTCGAGGAGTACGCGGGCCTGCACGAGCTGGAACCGCCGTTCTTCGTCGCCGACGACGCGCAGACCGAGATCGACACCTGGCCGCGCCGCGCCGAGGAGCAGACCGAGGCGGCCGTCGAGGGCGATGTGCTCGGCGGTGTCGGCGGCAGCCACGGCTCCTACACCGGCAGGGTGCGGGTGGTCACCGACCCAGCTTCGTGCGAGGCACTGGAGCCCGGCGAGGTGCTGGTCGCGCCGATCACGGACGCGGCCTGGACCCCGCTGTTCCTGGTCGCCGGCGCGGCCGTGGTGGACGTGGGCGCGCTCAACAGCCACGCCGTGGTGGTCTGCCGTGAGCTGGGCATCCCGGCCGTCATCTCCGTCGAGGGCGGAACGCGACGGCTCCGGGACGGCATGGTGATCACGGTCGACGGTGAGCGGGGCACGGTCACCGTGGACAGTGTTCCCGCCCCGCTCGGCATCTGAGTACTCCGCGGGCCCGTCGCTTCCCTGCACCGGAGCGACGGGCCCGCGGGCACGGCCTCGAAAGGACCACCATGGCTGAGGAACTCATCGTCTCCGGCTGGATGGACTACGAACCGGGCGACCGCGACACCGTGCTGGCGGCCCTCGTGGAGCTGGGCCGGCATACCCGCGAGGAGGAACCCGGCTGCCTGGACTACGCGATGACCGCCGACCCCGACGACGAGCGGCGTATCCGGGTGTACGAACACTGGACCTCGCGGCAGGCCCTCGACGAGCACTTCGCCACCCCGCACATCAAGGACTTCCGGACGGCCGTGGCGGGGCTGGCCCGGGTCGGGGTCTCCCTGACGGCCCACACCGTCGCCGCGTCACACCCCATGCGCTGAGACGGCGCCCCGCCCGGGGCGCCGTTTCCAGCGGTCTCAGTGGGAACCGTCCAGCCGCACCAGCATCTTGCCGACGTTGCCGCCGCCCAGCAGGGACAGCAGCGCACCCGCGGCGTTCTCCAGGCCGTCGGCGACCGTCTCGAGCGCGGTGATCCGGCCCTCGGCGAGCCAGCCCGCGACCCGCTGCTCGAACTCCGGCCGCAGGTCCTCGTGGTCGCGGACGATGAACCCGGACAGCGTCAGCCGCTTGAGGACCGCCTGGATCAACTGGTTGATGTCCACGGTCCGCCCCGCGCCGCCGAACTGCGACATCATGCCGCACAGGGCGACCCGGCCACCGGTGCGCAGCGCGTGCAGAGCGGCGGCGAGCTGCTCACCGCCGACGTTGTCGAAGTACACGTCGATGCCGTCGGGTGCCAGTCGCGCCAGCGCGTCGCGCACCGGCTCGGCACGGTAGTCCGCGGCCGCGTCGTAGCCGAACTCCTTCACCAGCAGGGCGCATTTGTCCGGCCCTCCGGCGGTCCCGATGACGCG
Coding sequences:
- a CDS encoding putative quinol monooxygenase, which gives rise to MAEELIVSGWMDYEPGDRDTVLAALVELGRHTREEEPGCLDYAMTADPDDERRIRVYEHWTSRQALDEHFATPHIKDFRTAVAGLARVGVSLTAHTVAASHPMR
- a CDS encoding SDR family NAD(P)-dependent oxidoreductase, with the protein product MSNQQDSRENTMVATGSLDGRVAVITGSTRSIGRAIAEAFLADGATVVVSGRSEVKGKQALEEMDAGDRAVFHPCDANSQEDIEGLADFAVERFGRLDIWVNNVGGSSGFAPIHQLSDKAWHDALNLNVNGYFYGTRRALQKMLEGGWGRIINISSVEGKQANKPAISHYITNKHAIHGLTKATAFEYGTQGITCNAICPGAVDTDLMRAAGPAAAEAEGISYEDWLSRFAEHAATKKITTVEQIAAVASLLASEAGAGITGTLISVDGGTAQW
- a CDS encoding PEP-utilizing enzyme gives rise to the protein MKSWITDWQRSERLPHYTRANAGETLPEPASPLGWTLVWGRGLQGWRRGFVGFGIYREEEVAGPRPPFVGMFGGHFYLNLSHMRLFGIRMGQTADQIDAAFVGQRSDTPVYLAHPDDQDEELTAKAGATLQRMLGQTGFPEADADRERLRALRRSRPDLTRLSEAELVAHARSLLEEVEATFQRHVESSLPASVGPAILGPLCASVDRPGAVLDLIGGLGDVDSASPSTGLWTLSRQVAASAELSAIFDQGPAAVERALDGASGYVKAFRDSFEEFLAESGDRGPNEWDIHALSWEASPVQALALVDRIRHSSDDGSPAARRKRLTEGRERTAREIRALLPEEAQPMFDAGMHASQVWIPARERTKANCVTVVNEIRMAVRELGRRGVAAGLFARPEDVMMLLETELDDYVAAPESFGPVIARRLEEYAGLHELEPPFFVADDAQTEIDTWPRRAEEQTEAAVEGDVLGGVGGSHGSYTGRVRVVTDPASCEALEPGEVLVAPITDAAWTPLFLVAGAAVVDVGALNSHAVVVCRELGIPAVISVEGGTRRLRDGMVITVDGERGTVTVDSVPAPLGI